In Uranotaenia lowii strain MFRU-FL chromosome 2, ASM2978415v1, whole genome shotgun sequence, one genomic interval encodes:
- the LOC129749215 gene encoding V-type proton ATPase subunit D 1 codes for MSSKDRIPIFPSRGAQMQMKARLAGAHKGHGLLKKKADALQMRFRMILSKIIETKTLMGEVMKEAAFSLAEAKFLSGDFNQVVLQNVTKAQIKIRTKKDNVAGVTLPVFESYQDGSDTYELTGLAKGGQQMQKLKKNYQSAVKLLVELASLQTSFVTLDEVIKITNRRVNAIEHVIIPRIDRTLAYIISELDELEREEFYRLKKIQDKKRIAKKKEDDRRAALLEKGIDVRDQANLLDEGDDDILF; via the exons atgtcgTCCAAGGATCGAATTCCAATTTTCCCGTCCCGCGG tgcCCAAATGCAAATGAAGGCTCGTCTTGCTGGAGCCCACAAAGGTCACGGGTTACTCAAGAAGAAGGCTGATGCCCTCCAGATGAGGTTCCGAATGATCCTCAGCAAGATCATTGAG ACGAAAACCTTGATGGGAGAGGTGATGAAGGAAGCAGCCTTTTCTCTGGCAGAGGCCAAGTTTCTGTCCGGAGATTTCAACCAGGTGGTGCTGCAAAACGTTACCAAGGCCCAAATCAAGATCCGCACTAAAAAGGATAACGTCGCTGGTGTAACATTGCCAGTTTTCGAATCCTACCAGGATGGCAGCGATACATATGAGTTGACTGGTCTGGCCAAGGGTGGTCAGCAGATGCAGAAGCTGAAGAAAAATTACCAGAGCGCCGTCAAGCTGCTCGTTGAATTGGCTTCACTCCAGACTTCATTTGTAACCTTGGATGAAGTTATCAAAATCACCAACAGAAGAGTCAACGCTATCGAACACG TTATTATTCCTCGCATAGATCGCACTTTGGCTTATATCATTTCGGAACTGGATGAGTTGGAAAGAGAGGAATTCTATCGCTTGAAGAAAATTCAG GATAAGAAACGCATCGCCAAAAAGAAGGAAGATGATCGCAGGGCCGCCCTGCTGGAAAAAGGCATAGATGTCCGAGATCAAGCCAACCTACTAGACGAAGGCGACGAtgatattttgttctaa